One Mangifera indica cultivar Alphonso chromosome 4, CATAS_Mindica_2.1, whole genome shotgun sequence genomic region harbors:
- the LOC123213107 gene encoding L-type lectin-domain containing receptor kinase IX.1-like, producing the protein MAIPSLKRSFLFHFFVIIILLLLKIRVLSALSFNFSSFRSNRENMTYERAYPQNQVILLASGTGMFGRATYYKPLHLWDNATGNLTDFTTRFTFVIDSQNRSSYGDGLAFFLAPQGSMIPVNATRGGSFGLANDDERLNSTSNPFVAVEFDIYENHYDPPGVPEHVGIDIDSLQSLKTVAWWTDVKGGRRNEAWINYNSSTKNLTVEFTGFRNGTVVKQYLDYKVDLRLYLPEFVTFGFSGATGNATATHTINSWEFRSSLEDRDSTNTGIAVNPNLSAGRKSSKTGLAVGLGISGGVLIAGLILVGMACFGRNKDGKDEEENMDDEFQRGTGPKKFSYKQLASATDNFNDENKLGQGGFGGVYRGFIRDTNSYIAVKKVSKESKQGIREYASEVKIISRLRHRNLVKLLGWCHEKKNLLLVYEFMPNGSLDFLLFKGECLLPWELRYKIVEDLASGLLYLHEEWEQCVLHRDIKSSNIMLDSNFNAKLGDFGLATFIDHEKGSHATGLAGTQGYMAPECLKTRKTSKESDVFSFGVVALEIACGRKSIEHQYEEDQVSLVPWVWESYRTKRLLDTADKKLCMNFYKKQMECLILVGLLCAHPDRNQRPSIRQVIKFLNFELALPDLQPNMPASTYVHTLYTAALVDSSHAPSQSLTILR; encoded by the coding sequence ATGGCAATCCCCAGCCTGAAGAGGTCTTTTCTATTTCATTTCTTCGTGATCATCATCTTATTATTGCTAAAAATTAGAGTGTTGAGTGCTTTATCTTTCAACTTCTCCAGTTTCCGTTCTAATAGGGAAAACATGACATACGAGAGAGCTTACCCACAAAACCAAGTAATTCTGCTTGCCTCAGGAACTGGCATGTTTGGTCGGGCCACGTATTATAAACCTCTGCACCTTTGGGACAATGCCACTGGAAATCTCACAGACTTTACAACTCGTTTCACTTTTGTCATCGATTCTCAAAATAGAAGTTCTTATGGAGATGGGTTGGCCTTCTTTTTGGCGCCTCAGGGTTCAATGATTCCGGTGAACGCAACGAGAGGAGGATCTTTTGGTCTTGCAAATGATGATGAGCGATTAAATTCAACATCCAATCCGTTTGTTGCAGTTGAGTTTGATATTTATGAAAATCACTATGATCCGCCCGGCGTCCCTGAACATGTAGGTATCGACATCGACTCTTTGCAATCTTTGAAAACTGTGGCATGGTGGACTGATGTCAAGGGTGGAAGAAGGAACGAGGCATGGATCAATTATAATTCTAGCACAAAGAATTTGACAGTTGAATTCACTGGTTTTAGAAATGGTACCGTTGTGAAGCAGTACCTCGATTATAAAGTCGATTTGAGGCTTTATTTACCTGAGTTTGTAACTTTCGGTTTCTCAGGAGCAACTGGAAATGCAACTGCAACTCATACAATTAACTCGTGGGAGTTCAGATCAAGCTTAGAAGACCGTGATTCAACTAATACAGGAATAGCAGTAAACCCAAATCTTTCTGCCGGTAGGAAGAGCAGCAAAACAGGACTGGCAGTGGGATTGGGTATTAGTGGCGGTGTGTTAATTGCTGGGTTGATTTTGGTTGGGATGGCTTGCTTTGGTAGGAACAAAGATGggaaagatgaagaagaaaatatggaTGATGAATTTCAGAGAGGAACTGGACCTAAGAAGTTTTCGTATAAGCAATTAGCAAGCGCTACAGATAATTTCAATGACGAAAACAAGTTAGGACAGGGAGGTTTCGGCGGGGTTTATAGAGGATTTATAAGGGACACAAACTCTTATATTGCAGTTAAGAAGGTTTCCAAAGAGTCTAAACAAGGGATAAGGGAGTATGCATCAGAAGTGAAAATCATTAGTAGATTGAGGCATAGAAATCTGGTGAAACTTCTGGGTTGGTGCCATGAGAAAAAGaatcttcttcttgtttatgaatttatgCCTAATGGCAGCTTGGATTTCCTTCTTTTCAAAGGAGAATGCTTATTGCCATGGGAGCTGAGGTACAAAATTGTTGAAGATTTAGCTTCAGGATTACTGTATTTGCACGAAGAATGGGAACAATGTGTACTGCATAGGGATATCAAATCGAGCAACATTATGTTAGATTCAAATTTCAATGCTAAGCTTGGGGATTTCGGGTTAGCTACATTTATTGACCATGAAAAAGGGTCACATGCTACCGGTTTAGCTGGAACTCAGGGCTACATGGCTCCTGAATgcctcaaaacaagaaagaCCAGCAAGGAATCAGATGTTTTCAGTTTCGGTGTAGTTGCACTGGAAATTGCATGCGGAAGAAAATCAATAGAGCACCAGTATGAGGAGGATCAAGTTTCATTGGTACCTTGGGTTTGGGAGTCATATAGAACTAAAAGACTTCTGGATACAGCTGACAAGAAATTATGTATGAATTTTTACAAGAAACAGATGGAGTGTCTGATCCTTGTGGGGCTGTTGTGTGCTCACCCAGACCGTAATCAGAGACCATCCATAAGGcaagttattaaatttcttaattttgagtTAGCATTGCCGGATCTTCAACCAAATATGCCTGCTTCCACTTATGTTCATACTCTATATACGGCTGCTCTAGTCGATTCAAGCCATGCGCCTTCTCAGTCTTTGACTATTCTACGTTAA